In Bartonella machadoae, a single genomic region encodes these proteins:
- a CDS encoding helix-turn-helix domain-containing transcriptional regulator has product MKDCNHDDAMAEIFYDDPKIAAATLDAILADGDQGELLVTLRQMAKAYGGVQAVAKAANLNPTQLYRTLSEKGNPEFRSLNALLRTMGFRLAVQPLERPVPHV; this is encoded by the coding sequence ATGAAAGACTGTAACCATGATGATGCAATGGCGGAAATTTTCTATGATGACCCTAAGATAGCAGCAGCTACCCTTGATGCAATCCTAGCAGATGGTGATCAAGGTGAATTGCTTGTAACACTTCGCCAAATGGCTAAAGCTTATGGTGGTGTTCAAGCTGTAGCTAAAGCAGCCAACTTGAATCCCACACAGCTTTACCGTACACTTTCAGAAAAAGGCAATCCAGAGTTTCGCAGCCTGAATGCTTTACTGCGTACCATGGGATTTCGCTTAGCTGTACAGCCTCTTGAACGACCAGTTCCACACGTTTAA
- a CDS encoding contractile injection system protein, VgrG/Pvc8 family: protein MKPFCMVMANGQDITKTLMDYVLSIEITDEAEDKSDRITIELDDRARNSDNGFLDIPLIGTVLSVTLGYEGDKIRDMGAYLIDEISVSSPPQSLTVTGRAAAMNTSYRTPKSQSYHQQTLGHIVQEIAQRNGYTAKVDPSLAKIVVRHIDQTSESDMAFAARLAEEYDAVAKPVDGKLVLAKRGEGKAITGETLPIVVLHEEQCTCWDFKYSARDEAGAANGLETDGGEDQKAAADARAPEEIEEDENTIHMDENDLPEPSESERGEKTEKEAEKQEQEKKGGVIATYYDLRSGEKKEVKSGHSPFHELKYTYHNQSEAVAAIAAYRNKSSRGKSSFSCDIGGDPFVQAEAKLVQEPPFRPYIPAEWRIKSVKHKLDKTGGYTTKIECELFDEGQEDAAGNVANTTPDKDDTLDSNAPQNAYDEGEGVIHMDEEDT from the coding sequence ATGAAACCTTTTTGCATGGTTATGGCAAATGGACAAGACATTACCAAAACGCTCATGGATTATGTTTTATCAATTGAAATAACCGATGAGGCAGAAGACAAAAGCGACCGTATCACCATAGAGCTTGATGACCGTGCACGCAACAGTGATAATGGCTTTCTTGATATACCCCTTATCGGAACAGTTCTTTCCGTAACACTTGGCTATGAGGGCGACAAAATACGCGATATGGGAGCCTATCTGATAGACGAGATCTCTGTAAGCAGTCCACCACAAAGCTTAACCGTTACAGGGCGTGCTGCGGCGATGAACACGTCTTATAGAACACCCAAAAGCCAATCTTATCACCAGCAAACACTTGGCCATATTGTTCAAGAAATCGCACAGCGTAATGGTTATACCGCAAAGGTTGACCCTTCTCTTGCAAAAATTGTTGTGCGTCATATTGATCAAACATCTGAAAGTGATATGGCTTTTGCCGCTCGCCTTGCAGAGGAATATGATGCGGTAGCAAAGCCTGTTGATGGTAAGCTAGTCCTTGCCAAACGGGGAGAAGGCAAAGCTATCACCGGTGAGACACTTCCCATAGTGGTTCTTCATGAGGAACAGTGCACATGTTGGGATTTTAAATACAGTGCACGGGATGAAGCAGGTGCAGCCAATGGTCTAGAAACCGATGGTGGTGAGGACCAAAAAGCCGCAGCAGATGCACGTGCACCAGAAGAGATAGAGGAGGATGAAAACACCATCCATATGGATGAAAATGATCTACCAGAACCATCTGAATCAGAGAGAGGAGAAAAAACAGAAAAAGAAGCGGAGAAGCAAGAACAAGAGAAAAAAGGCGGCGTTATCGCAACCTATTATGATCTGCGCAGTGGTGAAAAGAAAGAAGTCAAATCCGGTCATTCACCGTTTCATGAACTCAAATATACCTATCATAATCAATCAGAAGCTGTTGCGGCTATTGCTGCTTATCGTAACAAATCATCACGGGGTAAATCTTCTTTCTCCTGTGATATTGGTGGTGATCCCTTTGTGCAAGCAGAAGCAAAGCTTGTTCAAGAGCCCCCTTTCCGTCCTTATATACCAGCAGAATGGCGCATCAAAAGCGTCAAGCACAAGCTTGATAAAACGGGTGGTTACACCACAAAAATAGAGTGCGAACTTTTTGATGAAGGACAAGAAGACGCCGCTGGAAATGTTGCAAACACAACACCAGATAAGGATGACACTCTTGATTCAAATGCTCCACAAAATGCATATGATGAAGGTGAAGGCGTCATCCATATGGATGAGGAGGATACATAA
- a CDS encoding tail protein X codes for MSDLYRTKQGDMVDAICWKYYAKGQQSLAVERVYAANLGLADYGPILTAGITIILPSLPYPKATPVIRIWGSKS; via the coding sequence ATGAGTGATCTTTATAGGACAAAACAAGGCGATATGGTTGATGCCATTTGCTGGAAATATTATGCCAAAGGTCAACAATCGCTTGCTGTCGAACGTGTCTATGCGGCAAATTTAGGGCTTGCAGACTATGGACCTATTTTGACAGCAGGCATAACAATCATTTTGCCATCCCTCCCCTATCCCAAAGCCACACCCGTGATTAGAATTTGGGGCAGCAAATCATGA
- a CDS encoding phage tail protein, producing the protein MMLALGGFIFSIETAAYQTLDLSYGIPWVEQGRLGRKAALQLPAVANAEFSLTGVIYPDFKGGHGQLEYLRQIAHQGPHILVTGQGKILGKFVILSVEEKQSVFHYNGAPKKQEFTVKLREYGEDL; encoded by the coding sequence ATGATGCTTGCTTTGGGTGGTTTTATTTTTTCGATTGAAACGGCAGCCTATCAAACTCTTGATCTGTCTTATGGTATACCATGGGTCGAGCAAGGACGATTGGGACGAAAAGCTGCTCTTCAATTGCCTGCTGTTGCAAATGCAGAATTTTCCTTAACGGGTGTGATTTATCCAGATTTCAAAGGTGGGCATGGACAACTCGAATATTTGCGGCAAATCGCCCATCAGGGACCTCACATTCTTGTAACAGGGCAAGGCAAAATTTTAGGCAAATTTGTCATCCTTTCCGTGGAGGAAAAGCAAAGTGTTTTTCATTATAATGGTGCCCCCAAAAAACAAGAATTTACAGTAAAACTGAGAGAATATGGTGAAGACCTATGA
- a CDS encoding phage tail tape measure protein, giving the protein MSEKVADAKVKLSLEDKLTAPLKHLQKRFDTLSKTLSHRLSIPRFSAAVKNMTSRLQGVQSALGTAASRASLFTDALGLAGGGLIASVTAVTMKTMHLGDSLHHASRHLGMSVTALQLWGDAADNSGYSSELFQQSLATLNRRSAQAYAGQKRGIMGFEALGISVKDASGKLKSNSTLLEEITDKMSKMNNQAQRQHIAALLFGGDGKEMAAMLAQGMAPIKELFAKARKGKWLIGADVARYAADLSDKLGAFKKKIGGIASFIGARFMPILNDMIDAFEKLIDENRDLIKTTVAGWAKTLKKVFHDLLDPTSDLRKGISDLTERIKGWFFWMKPLVGEITLLKVGLIALGSFIFGPLIAALAAVSAAFVTLGYTIMTTPIGWLIGGIAALVALYKYWDKLNGWVAASLAAVGAVLTGAFIAAMAPAASTVAGLAVTLVTSLIPAITAVGSAFISLGVAIMTTPIGWIIGGIAALVTAGYLLYKNWNTVVNFISKLWDSFASLFSNTFSKLFTLFKKFSPLYWIAKKINALIDWLFGVNLMDAGANLIGSLWDGIKSQWTALCNWFSGMISKLTSWMPNWMKEKLGFNVSINKTSTETIKTFADETNARAKRMMDTAVVPKSPSGKSNSGFNTGAIATKHMETPNAKADAFKAPKPIAIHKPVEVDARITITNLNISVPNGLKDEIRDAVNQALERYAKQQRLAIASSLSD; this is encoded by the coding sequence ATGAGTGAAAAAGTTGCTGATGCAAAGGTAAAATTGTCTCTTGAAGACAAACTTACCGCGCCTCTTAAACATCTTCAAAAAAGATTTGATACATTGTCAAAGACACTCTCCCATAGATTGAGTATCCCTCGCTTTTCTGCTGCGGTAAAAAATATGACATCACGTTTGCAAGGCGTTCAAAGTGCCCTTGGCACAGCGGCAAGCCGTGCTTCGCTCTTTACCGATGCTTTAGGACTTGCCGGTGGAGGTCTTATCGCAAGTGTCACCGCCGTCACCATGAAAACTATGCATCTTGGGGATAGTCTTCATCACGCATCACGGCATTTGGGGATGAGTGTCACAGCGCTTCAGTTATGGGGTGATGCGGCAGACAATTCAGGATACTCTTCTGAACTTTTTCAACAATCCTTAGCAACTTTAAATAGGCGTTCGGCACAAGCATATGCCGGACAAAAAAGAGGCATTATGGGTTTTGAGGCGCTTGGCATTTCTGTCAAAGATGCCTCTGGAAAACTCAAATCAAACTCTACCTTGTTAGAAGAAATTACCGACAAGATGAGTAAGATGAACAATCAAGCGCAAAGACAGCATATTGCTGCTTTGCTGTTTGGTGGCGATGGCAAGGAAATGGCAGCCATGCTTGCGCAAGGGATGGCTCCCATCAAAGAGCTGTTTGCAAAAGCACGGAAAGGAAAATGGTTAATTGGTGCCGATGTCGCACGATATGCCGCAGATTTAAGTGATAAGCTTGGTGCTTTTAAGAAAAAAATAGGCGGTATAGCGAGCTTTATTGGCGCACGCTTTATGCCTATTCTCAACGATATGATTGACGCTTTTGAAAAATTAATTGACGAAAACCGTGATCTCATAAAAACAACCGTTGCTGGATGGGCAAAAACCTTAAAAAAAGTCTTTCATGATTTGCTTGATCCTACCTCTGATTTAAGAAAAGGCATCAGTGATCTTACCGAGAGAATTAAAGGCTGGTTTTTCTGGATGAAACCGCTTGTTGGTGAAATAACCCTGTTAAAAGTAGGTCTTATAGCGCTTGGTTCCTTTATTTTTGGTCCACTCATTGCTGCATTAGCCGCAGTGAGTGCAGCTTTTGTCACGCTTGGCTATACAATCATGACAACACCTATTGGTTGGCTCATTGGTGGTATTGCGGCACTTGTTGCACTCTATAAATATTGGGACAAACTCAATGGTTGGGTCGCAGCATCTTTAGCCGCAGTTGGTGCAGTTCTTACCGGAGCATTCATTGCGGCAATGGCACCAGCGGCTTCAACCGTTGCCGGTCTTGCTGTAACTCTTGTCACTTCACTTATTCCAGCAATAACTGCCGTTGGTTCTGCTTTTATATCACTTGGTGTCGCAATCATGACCACTCCTATCGGTTGGATAATCGGAGGCATTGCGGCGCTTGTCACAGCTGGATATCTGCTCTACAAAAACTGGAATACAGTCGTAAATTTCATAAGCAAGTTATGGGATTCTTTTGCCAGTTTGTTCAGTAACACTTTCAGTAAACTCTTTACTCTCTTTAAAAAGTTTTCACCACTCTACTGGATAGCAAAAAAAATCAACGCATTGATTGATTGGTTGTTTGGCGTCAATTTAATGGATGCAGGGGCTAATCTCATTGGCAGCTTGTGGGACGGCATCAAAAGCCAATGGACCGCTCTATGCAATTGGTTTAGCGGCATGATAAGCAAATTAACCAGTTGGATGCCTAACTGGATGAAAGAAAAACTTGGTTTCAATGTTTCAATCAACAAAACTTCAACAGAAACGATTAAAACCTTTGCCGATGAAACCAATGCACGTGCGAAAAGAATGATGGATACAGCGGTCGTACCCAAAAGCCCATCTGGAAAAAGCAACAGTGGTTTTAATACAGGGGCAATTGCAACAAAGCATATGGAAACTCCCAATGCAAAAGCAGATGCCTTCAAAGCTCCCAAACCAATTGCAATTCATAAACCTGTTGAAGTAGATGCCCGTATAACCATTACAAATCTAAATATTTCAGTGCCAAATGGTCTCAAAGATGAAATCAGAGATGCTGTCAATCAAGCCCTTGAACGCTATGCAAAACAGCAACGTTTGGCGATAGCCTCTAGCCTTTCGGATTAA
- a CDS encoding GpE family phage tail protein, producing MEHWRNFRVFYQAAGYLDWETAAKLIADIAIVFHWSLADMMEMEPQELIFWRKQAAERYKSK from the coding sequence ATCGAGCATTGGAGAAATTTTAGAGTCTTTTATCAAGCGGCGGGATACCTCGACTGGGAAACCGCCGCTAAACTGATAGCGGATATTGCCATTGTTTTTCATTGGTCCCTTGCAGACATGATGGAAATGGAACCGCAAGAATTAATCTTCTGGCGAAAACAAGCAGCAGAAAGGTATAAATCAAAATGA
- a CDS encoding phage tail assembly protein — MTVQSSITHQLLIPVTFEGKEHTTITLQRPKTKDVQAIDKKEGVEQTIAMVARLSGWPHEAVGELDISDLSSIGEILESFIKRRDTSTGKPPLN, encoded by the coding sequence ATGACCGTACAATCAAGCATAACGCATCAATTGCTTATCCCTGTGACCTTTGAAGGAAAAGAGCATACTACAATCACCTTACAGCGCCCCAAAACGAAAGATGTGCAAGCAATTGACAAAAAGGAAGGTGTTGAACAAACAATTGCTATGGTTGCACGCCTTTCTGGATGGCCCCATGAAGCTGTTGGAGAACTCGATATTAGTGACTTATCGAGCATTGGAGAAATTTTAGAGTCTTTTATCAAGCGGCGGGATACCTCGACTGGGAAACCGCCGCTAAACTGA
- a CDS encoding phage major tail tube protein, translating into MTVPVLPRVLKYFNIFVDGIPYQAKCESVTLPNLSLVVESYRGGGMDSSLEIDLGLETLILTMTISDCSPELMALLGRSDVNISLRSSMQAQGTPAEGVVITMRGLCKGFEMAEWQPGSKATSTATFTLQYFKYVQKDVEIVEIDVLNLVRKFNGVNQLAEHKNFLGI; encoded by the coding sequence ATGACTGTACCCGTTTTACCGAGAGTTCTAAAATATTTTAACATTTTTGTTGATGGTATTCCCTATCAGGCAAAATGCGAAAGCGTGACGCTGCCAAATTTAAGTTTGGTTGTTGAAAGTTATCGCGGTGGTGGCATGGATAGCTCTCTTGAGATTGATCTTGGGCTTGAAACACTCATCCTTACTATGACCATTTCTGATTGCTCTCCAGAACTGATGGCACTGTTAGGGCGCTCTGATGTGAACATTTCATTACGAAGTTCAATGCAAGCACAAGGCACACCAGCAGAAGGTGTTGTCATCACTATGAGGGGACTTTGCAAAGGCTTTGAAATGGCAGAATGGCAACCGGGAAGCAAAGCAACATCCACTGCTACATTCACATTGCAGTATTTCAAATATGTTCAGAAGGATGTTGAAATTGTTGAGATAGATGTCCTCAACTTAGTGAGAAAATTCAACGGTGTTAACCAATTAGCAGAACATAAAAACTTTTTAGGAATATAA
- a CDS encoding phage tail sheath subtilisin-like domain-containing protein — translation MTTGFLHGVEVVEVDDGTRPLRAVQSAVIGIVGTAPDADEQAFPLNTPVLVTGSLSQAAKLDKTGKRQGTLPNALDLIFKQVGAIVVVVRVQEGNNENATLTNVLGGVNANGAYEGVHALIGAQSLLGQTPRILIAPGFTHKRPVSISKIEVTNKGSGYTQATVKIAGGAKAEAILDNGQVTSIILKDNGFDYQTAPDVVIEGDGTGATAKAEISATSNPVAAELIGIAERLRAIVVIDAPNTTDEAALDAAKDFDSKRALIVDPFVKVNRNGEILEQPASAAVAGVIAKTDFTHGFWHSPSNKVINGIVGVARPIDFSIGDRSSRANLLNEQNITTIIRENGYRLWGNRTLSSDTKFAFLSVVRTADMINDAILRGHMWAVDRNIKKTYMSDVSESVNAYLRDLKAQGAILGGQCTPDPELNTASAIESGRVYFNVEFTPTTPAEHITFRSRIINDYLEEIF, via the coding sequence ATGACAACAGGTTTTTTACACGGTGTTGAAGTTGTCGAGGTGGACGATGGCACACGTCCCCTTCGTGCGGTTCAATCGGCAGTTATCGGCATTGTCGGTACAGCACCCGATGCCGATGAACAGGCTTTTCCCCTTAATACGCCGGTGTTGGTTACCGGTTCACTTTCACAAGCAGCAAAACTGGATAAAACAGGAAAACGTCAAGGTACCCTACCCAATGCTCTTGATCTCATTTTTAAGCAAGTGGGTGCTATTGTTGTTGTCGTGCGTGTGCAAGAAGGCAACAATGAAAATGCTACATTGACCAATGTTTTAGGCGGTGTGAACGCCAATGGTGCTTATGAAGGTGTGCATGCTTTGATTGGAGCGCAATCCCTTCTTGGACAAACACCACGCATTCTGATTGCTCCAGGCTTTACCCATAAACGCCCTGTTAGCATTAGCAAGATTGAGGTCACCAACAAAGGCAGTGGTTATACCCAAGCAACTGTTAAAATTGCCGGCGGTGCAAAAGCAGAAGCAATCCTAGATAATGGACAAGTAACCTCGATTATTCTCAAGGACAATGGTTTTGATTATCAAACCGCCCCCGATGTAGTGATTGAAGGTGATGGCACTGGTGCAACAGCAAAAGCCGAAATCAGTGCAACTTCTAATCCTGTAGCAGCAGAGTTGATTGGTATTGCCGAGCGGCTACGCGCTATTGTGGTTATTGACGCACCAAACACAACCGATGAAGCAGCTCTTGATGCAGCAAAGGATTTTGATTCAAAACGCGCGCTTATTGTTGATCCTTTTGTAAAGGTAAATCGTAATGGAGAAATCCTAGAACAGCCGGCAAGTGCAGCGGTTGCTGGTGTCATTGCCAAAACAGATTTCACACATGGTTTTTGGCATTCCCCTTCAAACAAAGTGATCAATGGCATTGTAGGAGTTGCCCGCCCGATTGATTTTTCCATTGGTGATAGATCAAGCCGTGCCAACCTTCTCAATGAACAAAACATCACAACAATTATTCGTGAGAATGGTTATCGTCTTTGGGGCAATCGCACCCTTTCAAGCGATACAAAATTCGCTTTCTTATCCGTTGTGAGAACCGCGGATATGATCAATGACGCCATCTTGCGTGGGCACATGTGGGCGGTCGACCGCAATATCAAAAAAACCTACATGAGTGATGTGAGTGAAAGCGTCAATGCCTATTTGCGTGATTTAAAAGCGCAAGGTGCCATTCTCGGTGGGCAGTGCACGCCTGATCCAGAGTTGAATACAGCAAGCGCTATTGAGAGCGGCAGAGTCTATTTCAATGTCGAATTTACACCAACAACACCAGCAGAACATATCACATTCCGTTCACGCATTATCAATGATTACCTAGAGGAGATCTTTTAA
- a CDS encoding type II toxin-antitoxin system HigB family toxin — protein MKIVKISTLQIFWDKYPDAEQPLKAWIDEAKNAQWRSPHDIKEKYKNASILKNNRVVFNIRGNDYRLIVSIFYPAGWLYIKFIGTHKQYDAIDANTVELKEFKK, from the coding sequence ATGAAAATTGTTAAAATCTCCACACTGCAAATTTTTTGGGATAAATATCCCGACGCAGAACAACCCTTAAAAGCATGGATAGATGAAGCTAAAAATGCACAATGGCGTTCACCTCATGACATTAAAGAGAAATATAAAAATGCAAGCATATTAAAGAATAATCGTGTTGTTTTTAATATTAGAGGCAATGATTATCGTTTAATTGTTTCAATCTTTTATCCAGCAGGCTGGCTTTATATAAAATTTATAGGGACACACAAACAGTATGATGCAATTGATGCTAATACTGTAGAACTAAAGGAATTTAAGAAATGA
- a CDS encoding helix-turn-helix domain-containing protein translates to MNIKPIRTEKDYQEALEIVSAMFDNQPKENTPEFDQMEILVLLIEAYEAEHYPVSPPHPIEAIKFRMEQMNLSAKDLVPAIGHLNRVYEILSGKRKLTLRMIRNLHQQFNIPLESLIA, encoded by the coding sequence ATGAATATTAAGCCTATTCGTACAGAGAAAGATTACCAAGAAGCATTAGAAATTGTGTCTGCGATGTTTGACAATCAGCCAAAAGAGAATACTCCAGAATTTGATCAAATGGAGATTCTTGTGTTGTTGATTGAAGCATATGAAGCAGAACACTACCCTGTTTCTCCTCCTCATCCGATTGAAGCTATTAAATTTAGAATGGAACAAATGAACTTAAGTGCTAAAGATCTCGTTCCAGCGATTGGTCATTTAAATCGCGTTTATGAAATCTTGAGTGGCAAAAGAAAATTAACACTGCGCATGATTAGAAATTTGCATCAACAATTTAATATCCCATTGGAAAGCTTGATAGCTTAG
- a CDS encoding DNA adenine methylase, with protein sequence MDTLYKETLKSIDPVTPVAAYIGGKSRLAKTIIKIIEGIPHKIYAEPFVGMGGIFFRRKLIPSTEIINDRLGDVVNFFRMLQRHYHPFMDLLKFQISSREAFQCFTLQDPKTLTDLERALRFLYLQRLSFSGKVANRMIGVETDRSARFNTFKLEALLKLIYQRLAGVTIEHLDWSDFILRYDRTNTLFYLDPPYWGVEDYYGKDLFKREDYQTMSTLPAQLKGKFLLSLNDVLEIREIFSQFKIKEVKTLYSYNASNNAIPAKELIISNCDF encoded by the coding sequence ATGGATACACTTTACAAGGAAACATTAAAATCTATTGATCCAGTCACACCAGTTGCTGCTTATATTGGTGGGAAAAGCAGGTTAGCAAAAACCATTATCAAAATCATAGAAGGCATTCCTCATAAAATTTATGCTGAACCCTTTGTTGGCATGGGAGGAATATTCTTTAGGAGGAAATTGATCCCATCCACTGAAATTATCAATGATCGTTTGGGTGATGTGGTAAATTTTTTTCGGATGTTACAACGCCATTATCACCCTTTTATGGATTTGTTGAAGTTCCAGATTAGCAGCCGTGAAGCGTTTCAATGTTTCACTTTGCAAGACCCAAAGACCCTCACCGATTTAGAACGGGCTTTGCGATTTTTATATCTGCAACGTTTGAGTTTTAGCGGAAAGGTGGCAAATCGTATGATTGGAGTTGAAACAGATCGCAGTGCACGGTTTAATACATTCAAACTTGAAGCATTGTTAAAGCTTATTTACCAGCGTTTAGCAGGTGTTACCATTGAACATTTAGATTGGTCTGATTTTATCCTTCGCTATGACCGGACAAACACCTTGTTTTACCTTGATCCACCTTATTGGGGTGTTGAGGACTACTATGGAAAGGATTTGTTTAAGCGAGAGGATTACCAGACAATGTCTACACTGCCTGCACAATTAAAGGGGAAGTTTCTTCTCTCTCTCAATGATGTACTAGAGATCCGAGAAATCTTTAGTCAATTTAAGATAAAAGAGGTGAAAACACTTTATTCGTATAACGCCTCAAATAATGCGATTCCGGCTAAAGAGTTGATTATCTCAAATTGCGATTTTTAG
- a CDS encoding glycine-rich domain-containing protein, translating into MIWPDWVTDRTKVEIQAWGGGGSGGGADTPGLEGSGGGCGCSVWYGYKASLNGHEDIVIGLGGAPVAGWRTSGNSGGTTIIGKNFITAAGRRGRNYSNLSDGGVGGNFGLATDDHPGFAKGGNGHAGTEGIKGKSSGNGGDAGGDTSRGGDGGLGQGSYASGKAGRGFGGGGAGAHADRYYSGAEADGAVLIRLWKE; encoded by the coding sequence ATTATATGGCCCGATTGGGTAACGGATAGAACCAAAGTTGAAATCCAAGCTTGGGGTGGCGGCGGTAGTGGCGGTGGAGCTGACACACCAGGCTTAGAAGGAAGTGGTGGCGGCTGCGGTTGCTCAGTGTGGTATGGCTATAAAGCAAGCTTAAACGGACATGAAGATATCGTAATTGGTTTAGGAGGAGCTCCTGTAGCAGGTTGGAGAACATCAGGTAATTCTGGAGGAACAACTATTATTGGCAAGAATTTTATTACCGCTGCAGGAAGGAGAGGCAGAAACTATAGTAACCTGAGCGATGGAGGAGTTGGCGGAAATTTTGGCTTGGCAACAGATGATCACCCGGGTTTTGCTAAAGGTGGGAATGGACATGCTGGAACAGAAGGAATCAAAGGTAAGAGCAGTGGAAATGGTGGTGATGCTGGAGGTGATACATCAAGGGGTGGTGACGGAGGACTGGGACAAGGTTCTTATGCTTCAGGAAAAGCAGGGCGTGGTTTTGGAGGTGGTGGTGCGGGTGCTCATGCGGATAGGTATTACAGTGGTGCTGAAGCTGATGGCGCTGTTCTCATAAGATTGTGGAAAGAATAA
- a CDS encoding baseplate J/gp47 family protein, translating to MNEALAKPEIITEISFEEIRAAALDHLKELLPGYSVLESDPAVKVIEAFSYRELLLRQRINEAARNNILDFATGESLDALGNWHGIARMEGESDERYRERIRLHARGGKGSGTEPYYKLIAMSADSRVKDAIIYRKGKDPTIYVALFGNNEEGTASEDLIQTVSQALHRKNIIMTNDTIIVHAAVKKVVDLQADVWLLPETSLKILTTMETNLRTAWRKEHAIGRELSLSWWVSKLMIAGVQKVIAITPTQDRAVGDEEVLAIGKVTLNFKGRAR from the coding sequence ATGAATGAAGCACTTGCAAAACCAGAAATCATTACAGAAATTTCCTTTGAAGAAATACGAGCAGCAGCTCTTGACCACTTAAAAGAACTGTTGCCCGGATATAGTGTTCTTGAAAGTGATCCAGCCGTAAAAGTCATTGAAGCCTTTAGCTATCGAGAACTGCTTTTAAGGCAACGTATTAACGAAGCCGCTCGCAACAATATTCTTGATTTTGCAACCGGTGAATCTCTTGACGCTTTGGGTAACTGGCATGGAATTGCCCGCATGGAGGGTGAAAGTGACGAGAGATATCGCGAACGCATAAGACTTCATGCCCGTGGTGGCAAGGGAAGCGGAACAGAACCCTATTACAAACTTATAGCCATGTCCGCAGATAGCCGTGTTAAGGATGCCATTATTTATCGCAAAGGCAAAGATCCAACCATCTATGTTGCGCTTTTTGGCAATAATGAAGAAGGCACAGCTTCTGAAGATCTCATACAAACAGTCTCACAAGCCCTTCACAGAAAGAATATCATCATGACCAATGATACAATCATTGTGCACGCTGCTGTCAAAAAAGTGGTGGATTTACAAGCCGATGTTTGGCTGTTACCCGAAACTTCTTTGAAAATTCTCACGACAATGGAAACAAATTTAAGAACAGCATGGCGAAAAGAACACGCCATTGGTCGTGAATTAAGCCTTTCATGGTGGGTTTCTAAACTGATGATTGCGGGTGTCCAGAAAGTGATTGCCATTACACCAACACAAGACAGAGCCGTTGGTGATGAAGAGGTTTTAGCGATTGGTAAGGTCACCTTAAACTTCAAAGGACGGGCACGCTAA
- a CDS encoding phage baseplate assembly protein V produces the protein MLERRDKDITDLKRRLANMVMVGTISHVDHKNARYRVKSGNLISDWIPDTQARAGKTCSYEGRDVGEQVVVVASSGDLAQGVIVGSIHTDANQAADKGNIHRTIYPDGTILEYDDEQNSYSMQIKSGGKFILTIADGVSLKGDGGKLELTAPEGIKIVSQSDINFNAKGNISLQAGGDVSLHSNESLSLHSARNVAMNSSGLTHNGTNVGATHVHGGVVLGGSMTGGPN, from the coding sequence ATGCTTGAGCGGCGCGATAAAGACATCACCGATTTAAAAAGACGTCTCGCAAATATGGTTATGGTGGGCACAATTAGCCATGTCGACCATAAAAATGCACGCTATCGGGTAAAAAGCGGCAATCTTATCAGTGACTGGATTCCAGATACCCAAGCCCGCGCCGGTAAAACATGCTCTTATGAAGGACGGGATGTTGGAGAACAAGTGGTGGTGGTTGCATCATCAGGGGATTTAGCGCAAGGGGTGATTGTTGGTTCTATCCATACCGATGCTAATCAAGCAGCCGATAAAGGCAATATTCATAGAACAATTTATCCCGATGGCACCATCCTTGAATATGATGATGAACAAAACAGCTATAGCATGCAGATCAAATCAGGCGGAAAATTCATTCTCACAATTGCGGATGGCGTGTCTCTTAAAGGTGATGGTGGCAAGCTAGAACTTACCGCACCAGAAGGTATAAAAATTGTTTCACAAAGCGATATCAATTTCAATGCAAAGGGCAACATCTCTTTGCAGGCTGGTGGTGATGTTTCACTTCATTCCAATGAGAGTCTCTCTCTTCATTCTGCTCGCAATGTTGCCATGAATTCAAGTGGTTTGACCCATAACGGCACCAATGTAGGAGCAACCCATGTTCACGGTGGTGTTGTTCTTGGTGGCTCCATGACAGGAGGTCCCAATTGA